From a single Serratia surfactantfaciens genomic region:
- a CDS encoding amino acid permease, with protein METASNNSVLLDDTSPALRAKMTESEWREAIKFDSTDTGWVIMSIGMAIGAGIVFLPVQVGLMGLWVFLLSSIIGYPAMYLFQRLFINTLAESPECKDYPSVISGYLGKNWGILLGALYFVMLVIWMFVYSTAITNDSASYLHTFGVTEGLLSDNPFYGLALICILVAISSRGEQLLFKLSSLMVLTKLLVVAALGVSMIGLWHVNNIGALPPAALLIKNAIITLPFTLTSILFIQTLSPMVISYRSREKSIEVARHKALRAMNIAFGILFTTVFFYAVSFTLAMGHDEAVKAYEQNISALAIAAQFISGDGAAWVKVVSVILNIFAVMTAFFGVYLGFREATQGIVMNLLRRKLPLENINETYVQRGIMVFAILLAWSAIVLNAPVLSFTSICSPIFGLVGCLIPAWLVHKVPALHKYKGASLVLIIVTGLLLCVSPFLAFS; from the coding sequence ATGGAAACGGCTTCAAATAATAGCGTGCTATTGGATGACACGTCGCCAGCGTTGCGGGCGAAGATGACGGAAAGTGAATGGCGTGAGGCAATTAAATTCGACAGTACCGATACCGGCTGGGTGATTATGAGTATCGGCATGGCGATTGGTGCCGGCATTGTTTTTTTACCGGTGCAGGTTGGATTGATGGGGCTGTGGGTATTTCTGCTCTCCTCTATTATCGGTTATCCGGCTATGTATTTATTCCAGCGCTTATTTATCAATACCCTCGCGGAATCGCCCGAGTGCAAAGACTATCCCAGCGTGATTAGCGGCTATCTGGGGAAAAACTGGGGCATCCTACTCGGCGCACTCTATTTTGTCATGCTGGTGATCTGGATGTTCGTTTATTCCACCGCCATCACCAACGACAGCGCGTCTTATTTGCACACCTTCGGCGTGACGGAAGGGCTGTTGTCCGACAACCCTTTTTATGGCCTGGCGCTGATCTGCATTTTAGTGGCGATTTCATCGCGCGGTGAACAGCTGCTATTCAAACTTTCAAGCCTGATGGTGCTGACCAAGCTGCTGGTTGTGGCGGCGCTCGGCGTGTCGATGATTGGCCTGTGGCATGTGAATAACATCGGCGCGCTGCCACCGGCGGCGCTGTTGATTAAAAACGCCATTATTACGCTGCCGTTTACTCTGACTTCGATTCTGTTTATTCAGACGCTTAGCCCGATGGTCATTTCCTACCGCTCGCGTGAAAAATCGATTGAGGTTGCCCGCCATAAAGCGCTGCGCGCCATGAATATCGCCTTTGGCATTCTGTTTACCACCGTCTTTTTCTATGCCGTCTCTTTTACGCTGGCGATGGGGCATGATGAGGCGGTAAAAGCCTATGAGCAGAACATTTCCGCCCTGGCGATCGCCGCTCAGTTTATTAGCGGTGACGGCGCCGCCTGGGTCAAAGTCGTCAGCGTGATCCTTAATATTTTCGCCGTGATGACCGCCTTTTTCGGTGTTTATTTGGGCTTTCGCGAAGCGACGCAGGGCATCGTGATGAACCTGCTGCGCCGCAAGCTGCCGCTGGAAAACATCAATGAAACCTATGTGCAGCGCGGCATTATGGTGTTCGCTATTCTGCTGGCCTGGAGCGCCATTGTGCTGAATGCGCCGGTGCTGAGCTTCACATCCATTTGCAGCCCGATCTTCGGCCTGGTGGGCTGCCTTATTCCTGCGTGGCTGGTCCATAAGGTGCCGGCGCTGCACAAATATAAAGGCGCATCGCTGGTGCTTATCATCGTGACCGGCTTGCTTCTGTGCGTCTCCCCGTTCCTGGCATTCTCCTGA
- a CDS encoding DUF2534 family protein, whose protein sequence is MSSITKTPPAASPRGAMLNLIRRLHFYIGLLVAPFILVAALTGTLYVLTPQLEEALYRDALFTEPHGQARSLADQIAAARRVAGAETRIYAVRPAPGATDTTRVQFVGGDLGASESRALFVDPYTLAIKGDMTVYGTSGVLPLRTWLDKLHSSLLLGDLGRNYSELAASWLWVAALGGVALWLATRPKRKLKRAKGRFAASRQLHITLGVALLAGLLFFSATGLTWSQWAGGNIDALRANLGWLTPQVNASLQADAPQTPADPHAEHRGMMPGMKMNPAAQANALNGDWDRALHAARAAGIDTAKIELRQPKGEGKAWTVTEVDRSWPTQVDAVAIAPQSFAVVDQVRFSTFPLIAKLTRWGIDAHMGILFGLPNQLLLAAFGLGLCLTIVLGYRMWWMRRPAAGAQHPVQTLVAAWLALSLPARVITLSIAVALGYCLPLMGVSLAALLVADVWRWRGQRQGHGEETPEAAARRVEVRKFRAAVATVAVAVGCVLGKAILGGTVEQFQLPIGAWSAQMIVMQSLMVLLYTLVFTLLLSIPLWYFFLGEKEGR, encoded by the coding sequence ATGTCTTCAATAACCAAAACTCCACCTGCCGCATCGCCGCGTGGCGCGATGCTGAACCTGATCAGACGGCTGCATTTTTATATCGGCCTGCTGGTTGCTCCTTTTATTCTGGTCGCCGCACTGACCGGCACGTTGTATGTGTTGACGCCGCAGCTTGAAGAGGCGCTGTATCGCGATGCGCTTTTCACCGAACCGCACGGACAGGCAAGATCGCTGGCCGACCAAATCGCCGCCGCCCGCCGCGTGGCGGGTGCCGAGACGCGCATTTACGCCGTGCGCCCGGCGCCCGGCGCGACGGATACCACGCGCGTACAGTTCGTGGGAGGCGATCTGGGCGCTTCCGAGTCGCGCGCGCTGTTTGTCGATCCTTACACCCTGGCGATCAAGGGGGATATGACGGTGTATGGCACCTCCGGCGTGCTGCCGCTGCGCACCTGGCTGGATAAGCTGCACAGCAGCCTGCTGCTCGGCGACCTGGGCCGCAATTACAGCGAGCTGGCGGCCTCCTGGCTGTGGGTGGCCGCGCTGGGCGGCGTGGCGCTGTGGCTGGCGACGCGGCCGAAGCGCAAGCTGAAAAGGGCAAAAGGGCGTTTCGCCGCCAGCCGCCAGTTGCATATCACGCTGGGCGTAGCGTTGTTGGCCGGGCTGCTGTTCTTCTCGGCCACCGGGCTGACCTGGTCGCAGTGGGCCGGCGGCAACATCGATGCGCTGCGGGCCAACCTGGGCTGGCTAACGCCGCAGGTCAACGCCAGCCTGCAGGCCGATGCGCCGCAGACGCCGGCCGATCCGCACGCCGAGCACCGCGGTATGATGCCGGGCATGAAGATGAACCCTGCCGCACAGGCCAATGCGCTGAACGGTGATTGGGATCGGGCGCTGCATGCCGCGCGCGCCGCCGGGATCGATACCGCCAAGATAGAGCTGCGCCAGCCGAAGGGCGAGGGTAAAGCCTGGACGGTGACCGAAGTGGATCGCAGCTGGCCAACGCAGGTGGACGCGGTCGCCATCGCGCCGCAGAGCTTCGCCGTCGTCGACCAGGTGCGGTTCAGCACCTTCCCGCTCATCGCCAAGCTGACCCGCTGGGGTATCGACGCCCACATGGGTATTCTATTCGGCTTGCCGAATCAGCTGCTGCTGGCGGCGTTTGGCCTTGGGCTGTGCCTGACGATCGTGTTGGGGTACCGCATGTGGTGGATGCGCCGCCCGGCTGCGGGTGCGCAGCATCCGGTGCAGACGCTGGTCGCCGCCTGGCTGGCGCTTTCCCTGCCGGCGCGGGTAATCACGCTGTCGATCGCCGTAGCCTTGGGCTATTGTCTGCCGCTGATGGGCGTGAGTCTCGCGGCGCTATTGGTGGCGGACGTGTGGCGCTGGCGTGGCCAACGGCAGGGGCATGGCGAAGAAACGCCGGAAGCGGCCGCTCGGCGCGTAGAGGTGCGTAAGTTCCGTGCTGCGGTGGCGACGGTCGCGGTGGCGGTCGGCTGCGTGTTGGGCAAGGCGATCCTCGGCGGCACCGTCGAGCAGTTTCAGCTGCCGATCGGCGCCTGGAGCGCACAGATGATCGTGATGCAGAGCCTGATGGTGTTGCTGTATACGCTGGTATTCACCCTGCTGCTTTCCATTCCGCTATGGTATTTCTTCCTGGGGGAGAAAGAGGGGCGGTAA
- a CDS encoding DUF2946 domain-containing protein — MRVPRQLQQRFAASIAIMAVLLLFVAPVVSKSLMHHQMMSGMAQPAATMQHEMHGMAMPAAEHAGHHGMDPAEMIFCGYCELLIHVPLLLWVFVPLLWLMARIARLPCAPRIVPPPIRRLALRPSPRGPPGQPFFLIA, encoded by the coding sequence ATGAGAGTGCCACGCCAGCTACAGCAACGCTTTGCCGCCAGCATCGCCATTATGGCGGTGCTGTTGCTGTTTGTGGCGCCGGTGGTGTCGAAATCGCTGATGCACCATCAGATGATGAGCGGCATGGCGCAGCCGGCAGCTACCATGCAGCATGAGATGCACGGAATGGCGATGCCCGCCGCCGAACATGCCGGCCACCATGGCATGGATCCGGCAGAGATGATCTTCTGCGGCTATTGCGAGCTGCTGATTCACGTACCGCTGCTGCTGTGGGTATTCGTCCCGCTGCTGTGGCTGATGGCGCGTATTGCGCGCCTGCCTTGCGCGCCGCGCATCGTCCCCCCGCCCATTCGGCGCCTTGCCCTGCGGCCGAGCCCGCGCGGGCCGCCCGGCCAGCCGTTTTTCCTTATTGCTTGA
- a CDS encoding response regulator transcription factor, whose amino-acid sequence MKAPVYIGLLDSDLFHSEGLKLFLIEYFKEKNKSAVFVNEDRLENADVIFYESSNYMAYFIGKILRSSTKNTILFSLGEGKNSLATWRLARLQQALLKKESLQQLRFYLDTLWRERENFGYQRRVNSPEEDLTHRQQQIMRLLAKGVTPAEISMQLNISVKTVSSHRGAVMKKFGFNRKVELYNWLILRGNEL is encoded by the coding sequence ATGAAAGCGCCAGTCTATATTGGCTTGTTGGATAGCGACCTGTTTCATTCTGAGGGGTTGAAATTATTCTTGATTGAGTATTTCAAAGAAAAGAATAAATCCGCAGTGTTTGTCAATGAGGACAGGCTAGAGAACGCTGATGTTATATTTTATGAGTCAAGTAACTACATGGCCTATTTTATTGGCAAGATTTTACGGTCATCAACCAAGAATACCATTCTTTTTTCACTGGGTGAGGGAAAAAACAGCCTTGCGACATGGCGCTTGGCACGCCTCCAGCAAGCATTGTTAAAAAAAGAAAGTTTACAGCAGCTGCGTTTCTACCTGGATACCTTGTGGCGTGAACGAGAGAATTTTGGTTATCAGCGCCGGGTTAACTCGCCTGAAGAAGATTTGACCCACCGTCAGCAACAAATCATGCGCCTGTTGGCAAAAGGCGTCACGCCGGCAGAAATTTCAATGCAATTGAATATCAGCGTTAAAACCGTCAGTTCCCACCGTGGGGCCGTGATGAAAAAATTCGGTTTTAACCGCAAAGTTGAACTCTATAACTGGCTGATTTTGCGTGGCAATGAGCTGTAA
- a CDS encoding fimbrial protein: protein MKKIIGTYLLATVLVLNAGAALAAVNNLRLHGALVAEPCVIAPGDEEIALDFGTIIDKYLYLNTRTLGQTFEIHLAECDISLGKTVAITLLGTESLALPGLLAINADSQAKGIAIGLETPEGKALPMNKTSDKYSLRAGGNSVALQAYVRGEPQAIERKTIGRGAFGAVATFSLAYE, encoded by the coding sequence ATGAAAAAGATTATTGGCACATACCTGCTGGCCACGGTTTTAGTGTTGAACGCTGGCGCGGCCTTGGCGGCGGTGAATAACCTGCGCCTGCATGGCGCGCTGGTGGCGGAGCCGTGCGTGATCGCGCCGGGCGATGAGGAAATCGCACTGGATTTCGGCACCATCATCGACAAATACCTGTACCTCAATACCCGCACGCTGGGGCAGACGTTTGAAATTCACCTGGCGGAATGCGATATCAGCCTGGGGAAAACGGTGGCGATAACCTTGCTGGGAACGGAAAGTCTGGCGCTGCCCGGCCTGCTGGCGATTAACGCCGACAGCCAGGCGAAGGGGATTGCTATCGGGCTGGAGACGCCGGAAGGAAAAGCGCTGCCGATGAATAAAACCAGCGATAAATACAGTTTGCGGGCCGGCGGCAATAGCGTCGCGTTGCAGGCCTATGTGCGCGGTGAACCGCAGGCGATCGAGAGAAAAACGATTGGGCGCGGGGCGTTTGGCGCGGTGGCCACGTTTAGTTTGGCGTATGAATAA
- a CDS encoding fimbrial protein, with the protein MNKTMRALLLTGGLIGPLNIALAAENMTFRGTLLAPPPCRINDGNQVDVDFGQRVGINKVDGVNYRQVLNYQITCDRATNGNWALTLSLKGGVSGFDKQALATNKSDLGIRIYRDDEPFTPGSTLNITLDNPPQLEAVPVQKQGVTLSEGAFEAWATLQADYQ; encoded by the coding sequence ATGAATAAAACGATGCGTGCCCTGTTGTTGACAGGCGGCCTGATAGGGCCGCTGAATATCGCGCTAGCGGCGGAGAACATGACTTTCCGCGGCACACTGCTTGCGCCGCCGCCGTGCCGCATTAATGACGGCAACCAGGTTGACGTGGACTTCGGTCAGCGCGTCGGCATTAACAAGGTGGACGGGGTTAACTACCGCCAGGTGCTGAATTACCAAATTACCTGCGACAGAGCGACCAACGGCAATTGGGCGCTAACCCTAAGTCTGAAGGGCGGCGTCAGCGGCTTCGATAAACAGGCGTTGGCGACCAACAAAAGCGATTTGGGCATCCGCATATACCGGGACGATGAGCCTTTCACGCCGGGCAGCACCTTGAACATCACCTTGGATAACCCACCGCAGCTGGAGGCGGTGCCGGTACAAAAACAAGGTGTCACGCTGAGCGAGGGGGCATTCGAGGCTTGGGCGACACTGCAGGCCGATTATCAGTAG
- a CDS encoding fimbrial protein encodes MDETITRVRNRQRIGCLSALLITVPLMLQAATTVTVRVTVVAPPPCVINGDRPIEVNFGEVMTTRVDGKNYRTAVGYTLSCSGQSKNAMKLQVQGTGTAFDSTALKTNKTALGIQLQQGSSKLAINSWLNFTYPNAPELWAVPIKQSGTALSGGEFTAGATLKVAYQ; translated from the coding sequence ATGGATGAAACGATAACGAGAGTAAGGAACCGACAGCGAATCGGCTGCCTGAGCGCATTGTTGATTACCGTGCCGCTGATGTTACAGGCGGCGACCACGGTGACCGTAAGAGTTACGGTGGTGGCGCCGCCACCCTGTGTGATTAACGGCGATCGGCCGATCGAGGTGAATTTTGGCGAAGTCATGACCACTCGGGTAGACGGCAAAAATTATCGGACGGCGGTGGGTTACACCCTGTCCTGCAGCGGCCAAAGTAAAAATGCCATGAAGTTACAGGTGCAGGGCACCGGTACGGCCTTTGACTCGACGGCATTGAAAACCAATAAAACAGCGCTGGGCATCCAATTGCAGCAAGGCAGCAGCAAGCTGGCGATCAATAGCTGGCTGAATTTCACCTACCCGAATGCACCGGAACTATGGGCGGTGCCGATTAAACAGAGCGGTACTGCGCTCAGCGGCGGTGAATTTACGGCGGGCGCCACGCTGAAGGTGGCTTACCAGTAA
- a CDS encoding fimbrial protein, with protein MAKELMAERAYWISELRYYAVLAALALMAPLSLTALLWLLPAAQAADNWQVEGANGVLYVQGALTESACRLEMDSVRQDIALGEVGTGRLKQTGDRGTPVRFELRLADCLRSPAGSRDLRTGGLVWANDQPAVTVSFRAPRDANNPQLVQARGVSGLGLRLKDAHGRDVRLGERGAPLLLTPGRNSLSYTITPERTAAGLLAGSYRAVMDFYLSYD; from the coding sequence ATGGCAAAGGAGCTGATGGCGGAACGCGCTTACTGGATAAGCGAGCTGCGATATTACGCCGTGCTGGCGGCACTGGCCTTGATGGCGCCATTGAGCCTGACCGCGCTGCTGTGGCTGTTGCCAGCGGCGCAGGCGGCGGATAACTGGCAGGTAGAGGGTGCCAACGGCGTGCTGTATGTGCAGGGCGCGCTGACCGAGAGCGCCTGTCGGCTGGAGATGGACAGCGTGCGCCAGGACATCGCGTTGGGTGAAGTCGGCACCGGGCGATTGAAGCAGACAGGCGATCGCGGCACGCCGGTGCGCTTTGAGCTGCGGCTGGCGGACTGCCTGCGCAGCCCGGCGGGCAGCCGTGACCTGCGAACCGGCGGGTTGGTCTGGGCCAATGACCAGCCGGCGGTGACGGTGAGTTTCCGGGCGCCGCGTGATGCGAATAACCCGCAGTTGGTGCAGGCGCGCGGCGTATCCGGCCTGGGGCTGCGGCTAAAGGATGCACACGGGCGCGATGTGCGGCTGGGCGAAAGAGGTGCGCCGCTGCTGCTGACGCCGGGGCGAAACAGCCTGAGCTACACCATCACGCCGGAACGCACGGCGGCCGGTTTGCTGGCTGGCAGCTACCGGGCGGTGATGGACTTTTATCTGAGCTATGACTGA
- a CDS encoding fimbria/pilus periplasmic chaperone, with the protein MKNTKRLFAAFAEKHIVAAAGAVLIVSTSLPAQAAIALDRTRVVFDGSLNSVSLSVSNQNKQLPYLAQGWIEDEQGNKIQSPLTVLPPVQRIEPGKPSQVKIQALPVAKQLPQDRETVYYFNLREIPPKSNKPNTLQIALQTRIKLFYRPAGLGIDTNAPPPQEQLTLSRQGDKYVVNNPTPYYVTLVDAGSSKSAPVKAFEPMMVPPKGSLPLTVSAASVGNSPVLTYVNDYGGRPQLSFSCSGTICKVVPENKGD; encoded by the coding sequence ATGAAAAATACGAAACGTTTATTTGCGGCGTTTGCCGAAAAACACATTGTGGCGGCAGCGGGGGCCGTGCTGATCGTATCTACGTCGTTGCCTGCCCAGGCGGCAATTGCCCTGGATCGCACCCGCGTGGTGTTTGACGGTTCGCTGAACTCGGTGAGCCTGAGCGTCAGCAACCAGAACAAGCAGTTGCCGTATCTGGCGCAGGGCTGGATTGAAGACGAGCAGGGTAACAAGATCCAGAGCCCGCTGACGGTGCTGCCGCCGGTGCAGCGCATCGAGCCGGGCAAGCCCAGCCAGGTGAAGATCCAGGCGCTGCCGGTGGCCAAACAGCTGCCGCAGGACCGCGAAACGGTCTACTACTTCAACCTGCGCGAGATCCCGCCGAAGAGCAACAAACCGAACACCCTGCAGATCGCGCTGCAGACGCGCATCAAGCTGTTCTACCGCCCGGCGGGGCTGGGCATCGACACCAATGCGCCGCCGCCGCAGGAGCAGCTGACGCTGAGCCGGCAGGGCGACAAGTACGTGGTGAACAACCCGACGCCGTACTACGTCACCCTGGTAGATGCGGGCAGCAGCAAGAGCGCGCCGGTGAAAGCTTTCGAACCGATGATGGTGCCGCCGAAGGGCAGCCTGCCGCTGACGGTGAGTGCGGCGAGCGTGGGCAACAGCCCGGTGCTGACCTACGTCAACGACTACGGCGGCCGCCCACAGCTGAGCTTCAGCTGCAGCGGCACTATCTGCAAGGTGGTGCCGGAGAATAAAGGCGATTAA
- a CDS encoding outer membrane usher protein: MRKSPARKMVRINALGLCIALALGALPSQVYAADDIQFNTDVLDVHDRKNIDLSQFSRGGYIMPGTYGMVVHINKNDLPEQQIPFYPPQDDPNGSRACINKALVEQLGLKEGVMKDLRWWYQGECLDESSVTGMEMRGDLATSSLYLNIPQAFLEYTAENWDPPSRWDEGIPGLLFDYNLNAQSQHQQRSGTRGYNLSGNGTAGANFGAWRLRADWQGSLSHQTGSGQPTDTRLDWSRYYAYRALPALRSKLTLGESYLDSGMFDSFRFAGASLVSDDNMLPPNLRGYAPEVVGVAKTNAKIIISQQGRVIYETTVAAGPFRIQDINDAVSGELNVRVEEQDGTVQEFVMNTASIPYLTRPGSVRFKLAAGKPSDWEHHARGPLFGTGEFSWGVSNGWSLYGGALAGGDYNALSLGLGRDLMAFGALSFDATQSRARLPQEDGALSGGSYRLSYSKSFDEYDSQVTFAGYRFSEQDFMSMSEYLDARYYGNRNGSGKEMYTITFNKHFRDWGLSSYLNYSHETYWDRPANDRYNLTLSRYFDIGRFRNLSLSLSAYRNQYNGMKDDGAYLSLSMPWGERSTLSYNTTVNRNDTTNRVSYYDRLDERSNYQLSAGTSRSGANASGYYSREGDIARLSANASYQEGRYSAVGLSAQGGMTLTAEGGALHRSGMAGGTRMLIDTQGVAEVPVRGYGRTSRTNAWGKAVIGDVNSYYRNKASIDLNQLGDNAEATTSVVQATLTEGAIGYRQFDVIAGAKAMAVIKLADGSEPPFGATVLNGRKQETGIVNDGGSVYLSGIQPGEAMTVRWNGAAQCEVRMPSPLPAEMLMNTLLLPCHSLGGERNK, translated from the coding sequence ATGAGAAAATCACCAGCAAGAAAAATGGTACGTATCAATGCGCTGGGATTATGCATTGCCCTGGCGCTCGGCGCCCTCCCGTCACAGGTGTATGCCGCCGATGACATTCAATTCAACACCGACGTGCTGGACGTGCATGACCGCAAGAACATCGATCTGAGCCAGTTTTCACGTGGCGGTTACATTATGCCCGGCACCTACGGCATGGTGGTGCACATCAACAAGAACGATTTGCCGGAGCAGCAGATACCGTTCTACCCGCCGCAGGACGACCCGAACGGCAGCCGCGCCTGCATCAACAAGGCGCTGGTAGAACAGCTTGGCCTTAAAGAGGGCGTGATGAAGGATTTGCGCTGGTGGTACCAGGGCGAGTGCCTGGACGAGAGCAGCGTGACGGGCATGGAGATGCGCGGCGACCTGGCTACCTCGTCGCTGTACCTGAATATTCCGCAGGCGTTTCTCGAGTACACCGCCGAGAACTGGGACCCGCCGTCGCGCTGGGACGAGGGCATTCCGGGGCTGCTGTTTGACTATAACCTCAACGCACAGAGCCAGCACCAGCAGCGCAGCGGTACCCGCGGTTACAACCTGAGCGGCAACGGCACCGCCGGCGCCAACTTCGGCGCCTGGCGCCTTCGGGCGGACTGGCAGGGCAGCCTCAGCCACCAGACCGGCAGCGGGCAGCCGACCGACACGCGGCTGGACTGGAGCCGCTACTATGCCTACCGCGCGCTGCCGGCGCTGCGCTCGAAGCTGACGCTGGGCGAGAGCTACCTGGACTCCGGCATGTTCGACAGCTTCCGCTTTGCCGGCGCCAGCCTGGTGTCGGACGACAACATGCTGCCGCCCAACCTGCGCGGCTATGCGCCGGAGGTGGTGGGCGTGGCGAAGACTAACGCCAAAATCATCATCAGCCAGCAGGGGCGGGTGATTTACGAAACCACGGTGGCGGCCGGGCCGTTCCGCATTCAGGACATCAACGACGCGGTGAGCGGCGAGCTGAACGTGCGGGTGGAGGAGCAGGACGGCACGGTGCAGGAGTTCGTGATGAACACCGCCAGCATCCCGTACCTGACGCGGCCGGGTTCGGTGCGTTTCAAGCTGGCGGCGGGCAAGCCGTCGGACTGGGAGCACCACGCGCGCGGGCCGCTGTTCGGCACCGGTGAGTTCTCCTGGGGGGTGAGCAACGGCTGGTCGCTGTACGGCGGTGCGCTGGCGGGCGGTGACTATAACGCGCTGTCGCTGGGGCTGGGCCGTGACCTGATGGCGTTCGGGGCGCTGTCATTCGACGCTACCCAGTCGCGGGCGCGGTTGCCGCAGGAAGACGGCGCGCTGAGCGGCGGTTCGTACCGGCTTAGCTATTCGAAGAGCTTCGACGAGTACGACAGCCAGGTGACCTTCGCCGGCTACCGCTTCTCGGAGCAGGATTTCATGAGCATGAGCGAGTACCTGGACGCGCGCTACTACGGCAACCGCAACGGCAGCGGCAAGGAGATGTACACCATTACCTTCAACAAGCACTTCCGTGACTGGGGGCTGAGCAGCTACCTCAACTACAGCCATGAGACCTACTGGGACAGGCCGGCCAACGATCGCTACAACCTGACGCTGTCGCGCTATTTCGATATCGGCCGGTTCCGCAATCTGAGCCTGTCGCTGTCGGCCTACCGCAACCAGTACAACGGAATGAAGGACGACGGGGCCTACTTGTCGCTGTCGATGCCGTGGGGTGAGCGCTCGACGCTGAGCTACAACACCACGGTGAACCGCAACGATACCACGAACCGGGTGAGCTATTACGACCGGCTTGACGAGCGCAGCAACTACCAGCTGAGCGCCGGCACGTCGCGCAGCGGCGCCAACGCCAGCGGCTACTACAGCCGCGAGGGCGATATCGCGCGGCTGAGCGCCAACGCCAGCTACCAGGAAGGGCGTTACAGCGCGGTGGGGCTGAGCGCCCAGGGCGGGATGACGCTGACGGCGGAGGGCGGCGCGCTGCACCGCAGCGGCATGGCGGGTGGCACGCGGATGTTGATCGACACCCAGGGGGTGGCGGAGGTGCCGGTGCGCGGCTACGGGCGCACCAGCCGCACCAACGCCTGGGGCAAGGCGGTGATCGGCGACGTGAACAGCTACTACCGCAACAAGGCGAGCATCGATTTGAACCAGCTGGGCGACAACGCTGAGGCGACCACATCGGTGGTGCAGGCGACGCTGACCGAGGGGGCCATCGGTTACCGGCAGTTTGACGTGATAGCGGGGGCCAAGGCGATGGCGGTGATCAAGCTGGCGGACGGCAGCGAACCGCCGTTCGGCGCCACGGTGTTGAACGGGCGCAAGCAGGAAACCGGCATCGTCAACGACGGCGGCAGCGTCTATCTCAGCGGCATCCAGCCGGGCGAGGCGATGACGGTGCGCTGGAACGGGGCGGCGCAGTGTGAGGTGCGCATGCCGAGCCCGCTGCCGGCGGAGATGTTGATGAATACATTGTTGCTGCCTTGTCATTCGCTTGGCGGTGAAAGAAATAAGTAA
- a CDS encoding fimbrial protein, with protein MWIKIRLFPLAACLFIFTAFAQAGSAIQGWGRVNMQGAIIDTACAIAVESRYQTVDMDIVPIADIIRDGQSQIKTFAIELVNCTLERANNKLPDWKQFQVTFDGDAEEGLFGVRGEASGIALQITDAAGNIATPGHPLPRGDIIPGDMRLNYALKLVANNHAPKAGDYFTAVRFKLDYF; from the coding sequence ATGTGGATTAAAATCAGGCTATTTCCGCTGGCGGCTTGCCTATTTATCTTCACTGCTTTCGCACAGGCAGGCAGCGCTATTCAAGGCTGGGGCAGGGTAAATATGCAAGGCGCTATTATCGACACCGCCTGCGCCATTGCCGTCGAGAGCCGCTATCAGACCGTGGATATGGATATCGTGCCGATAGCGGACATTATTCGCGACGGGCAAAGCCAAATAAAAACTTTCGCCATCGAGCTGGTTAATTGCACGCTGGAACGCGCCAATAATAAATTGCCAGACTGGAAACAGTTTCAGGTGACCTTTGACGGCGATGCCGAGGAGGGGTTATTTGGCGTGCGCGGCGAGGCGTCGGGCATTGCGCTGCAAATCACCGATGCCGCCGGCAATATCGCCACGCCGGGCCACCCTCTGCCGCGCGGTGACATTATTCCCGGCGATATGCGGCTGAATTACGCCCTGAAATTAGTCGCCAATAATCATGCGCCGAAGGCCGGCGATTATTTCACGGCCGTCCGTTTCAAACTGGATTATTTCTGA
- a CDS encoding fimbrial protein yields MKLNNIMMAAALAFGLSSTAFAADQGHGKVTFTGAIIDAPCSINPESIDQTVELGQISKVALLNGGKSTPRNFAIDLENCTFENDAVTGNPLKNKVTLTFTGMESKANNGLLGITGTAQGASVAITDGSGQVIKLGKATKAQELQNGSNSLNFAAYLQGDVASGAVLTEGEFQSVADFTLAYN; encoded by the coding sequence ATGAAACTGAACAACATCATGATGGCGGCAGCGCTTGCCTTTGGTCTGTCTTCTACTGCGTTTGCGGCCGACCAGGGTCACGGTAAAGTCACTTTCACCGGCGCTATTATCGATGCGCCGTGCTCTATTAACCCTGAGTCTATCGATCAGACCGTTGAGCTGGGCCAGATCTCCAAAGTGGCGCTGCTGAACGGCGGTAAATCTACGCCGCGCAACTTCGCTATCGATCTGGAAAATTGCACCTTTGAAAATGATGCGGTCACTGGTAACCCTCTGAAAAACAAGGTTACACTGACCTTTACCGGCATGGAATCCAAAGCCAATAACGGCCTGCTGGGTATTACCGGTACCGCGCAGGGCGCCAGCGTAGCCATTACCGACGGTTCCGGCCAGGTGATCAAGCTGGGCAAGGCAACCAAGGCGCAGGAGCTGCAAAATGGCTCTAACTCCCTGAATTTCGCGGCCTACCTGCAGGGTGATGTGGCTTCTGGTGCAGTACTGACTGAAGGTGAGTTCCAGTCAGTGGCCGACTTTACCCTGGCGTATAACTAA